The following are encoded in a window of Pristis pectinata isolate sPriPec2 chromosome 1, sPriPec2.1.pri, whole genome shotgun sequence genomic DNA:
- the LOC127574747 gene encoding G-protein coupled bile acid receptor 1-like has product MTLRHREAMRRGGVAAANLPEGDIQRHSAQRLRTVGRGSAVGSWTPPARDMNGSGLGCSNHSGGCLTPHQALIHWLTLPLSGIIVAGNLLVVGTLLGSRRTHAATDRFFLSLALADLATGVVLPSVPGLGFGRPLAPRLCFFAHLFPNFILLSLMANVLLVHCDRYLYIARPLRYHRAWLRHRAPAALLAVWLLPLLFASLPLLGWNRWPASEPHHCHFSLVFPPEYIYLEVYGLLIPAILASGALNACLLRLARGQMRDIQRQCRAVRGRAPALEHQLNLRLAKSVTGFLLVFLGCWLPYIVHLHARFLGPAGGARAHIVLSCLGICSAALLPFALALGNREYLRVWSRACGRRRPPSLESGARGLCRPPPAGPAGCDPAPDAGIG; this is encoded by the exons ATGACTCTGCGGCACCGAGAGGCAATGCGACGCGGTG GGGTGGCCGCAGCGAACCTCCCGGAGGGAGACATCCAGAGACACTCGGCGCAGCGGCTGCGGACCGTGGGACGTGGGTCAGCGGTGGGGAGCTGGACCCCCCCGGCCCGGGACATGAACGGCAGCGGGCTCGGCTGCTCCAACCACtccggaggctgcctgaccccgCACCAGGCGCTCATCCACTGGCTGACGCTGCCCCTCTCCGGCATCATCGTGGCGGGCAACCTGCTGGTCGTGGGGACCCTCCTGGGCAGCAGGAGGACGCACGCCGCCACCGACCGCTTCTTCCTGAGCCTGGCGCTGGCCGACTTGGCGACGGGGGTGGTCCTGCCCTCGGTGCCCGGCCTGGGCTTCGGCCGCCCCCTGGCCCCCCGCCTCTGCTTCTTCGCCCACCTCTTCCCCAACTTCATCCTGTTGTCGCTGATGGCCAACGTGTTGCTGGTTCACTGCGACCGCTACCTCTACATCGCCCGGCCGCTGCGCTACCACCGCGCCTGGCTGCGGCACCGTGCCCCCGCCGCCCTTCTGGCCGTCTGGCTGCTACCCCTCCTCTTCGCCTCGCTGCCGCTGCTGGGCTGGAACCGCTGGCCGGCGTCCGAGCCCCACCACTGCCACTTCAGCCTGGTCTTCCCCCCGGAGTACATCTACCTGGAGGTGTACGGTCTGCTGATACCCGCCATCCTGGCCAGCGGCGCCCTGAACGCCTGTCTCCTCCGGCTAGCCCGCGGGCAGATGCGGGACATCCAGCGGCAGTGCAGGGCGGTGCGGGGAAGGGCCCCGGCGCTGGAGCACCAGCTCAACCTCAGGCTCGCCAAGAGTGTCACGGGCTTCCTCCTCGTCTTCCTGGGCTGCTGGCTGCCTTACATCGTTCACCTGCACGCCCGCTTCCTGGGGCCGGCCGGCGGAGCCCGGGCGCACATCGTCCTGTCCTGCCTCGGGATCTGCAGCGCTGCCCTGCTCCCCTTCGCCCTGGCCCTGGGCAACAGGGAGTACCTGCGGGTCTGGAGCCGAGCCTGCGGCCGGAGGCGTCCCCCGAGCTTGGAGTCGGGCGCTCGCGGGCTTTGCCGTCCGCCCCCGGCCGGACCCGCGGGGTGCGACCCTGCCCCAGACGCGGGCATCGGGTGA